A single Cyprinus carpio isolate SPL01 chromosome A20, ASM1834038v1, whole genome shotgun sequence DNA region contains:
- the LOC109112923 gene encoding SAM and SH3 domain-containing protein 1-like isoform X8, with translation MEELRKRQVSQELDMEKADTSFNSSQLCSDIQETFGINSEVSTPETERKIPLHKSSSEDGSGKWDNKKKNKSFWQNFRKSQKGVTRQTSKGEDIGYVASEITMSDEERIQLMMMVKEKMITVEEALARLKEYERNRQLSSSTDTAEWTEGSSPTVNLSSVCNSVEQSDDEQEDSVKFKRLHKLVNSTRRVRKKLIKVDDSKIHDSQDSLSLDAAPLCDDINALYAEIHKKPAQCTDSSLSSLAQEQLSLDGDTDSLTTSPSTSSLEAWKADHKLVKTPGTHPHGLIRPPRKSSAGSGLGVVGGSGSSFSELEGVGDDNAKVSRSTTDGEMRKALSSLSHGVSTDSVYAFYGLTRPRPKPHPLLVSLDDINNTKRPPVSMWQRNKPDPNYAYSTKHLLYQRSCNAQKTIAPSSTLPTSPLTRELPLAREKGKSCGGGVVGSWLFPPRRLKGRTAVSELNITYVVERSLYGHLNWTGLVRPLTLSKADRRWLLEDERDVNRKWASSMDRCTKRVLLRIQQKSRTCSFGGFDLTNRSLHVVNTAEPSEQEALYRDVVKSPTTSRISLGKKVKSVKETMRKRMSKKYAGSLSEQSSPDGTPSCPQSPQPDTDSLEKPKLKAGGSVESLRSSLSGQSSMSGQTVSTTDSSASNRESVRSEDGDDEEPPYRGPFCGRARVHTDFTPSPYDTDSLKLKKGDVIDIISKPPMGTWMGLLNNKVGTFKFIYVDVLAEEEEKPKRAVRRRRKGRPPKPSSVEELLERIGLKEHMPTFLFNGYEDLDTFKLLEEEDLDELNIKDPQHRAVLMTAVELLQDYDSSSDPERSALSGSQEKLLCEGRGLMADSPRDSGCYESNENLENGKSRKVSRHSRGSSGFDCGGVKSPDYPTLPMTHSTEVLQQQAKKERKFPKTFLPRPIKGFSLQSLCLKKASKAGQTSRILVSRSCEELDGPQETPESWKRSHSLGDIHWEQAFNQRKSEGEDKGRPESNKKKVKANPVESKLDQISNKAERKMGSPQRSTVPTQLPLNTVSPLPASQTSHGQPVSAPTSPAPRTHPKKPPVPPPVPAKKSKERLPNGLRHPPLVLSGSVPNTPTLPPKPTFTPTIPSESSPSVPLSPGESPAALSPAWLSDLPESACPQIHGAKVALSRKISHAKMTDLETLLEDRMHLEGIDLTEEPYSDKHGRCGIPQLLVQRYSEDFQQPVKDVASSLDQIRVKQLRKEHRMAIPSGGLTDMCRKPVSPVHVRSVSDWLVSIGMPMYSTPLSAAGFDTLEHVSSLNELKVREAGLKQDHHIRILLSEAQLVTASSSGQS, from the exons ATGGAGGAGCTCCGCAAGCGGCAAGTCTCTCAAGAGCTAGACATG GAAAAAGCAGACACCAGCTTCAACTCATCACAGCTATGCTCAGACATCCAG GAAACATTTGGCATCAACAGTGAGGTGTCCACTCCAGAGACTGAGAGAAA AATTCCTCTGCACAAATCCAGCTCTGAAGATGGATCag GAAAATGGgacaacaagaagaaaaacaaatcctTCTGGCAGAACTTTCGAAAGTCACAGAAAGGGGTCACAAGGCAAACGtcaaaag GAGAGGACATTGGCTATGTGGCCAGTGAGATCACTATGAGTGATGAAGAACGGATCCAGCTGATGATGATGGTGAAAGAGAAGATGATCACAGTGGAAGAGGCGCTGGCACGG TTAAAGGAATATGAGAGGAACAGACAGTTGAGCAGCAGTACAGACACAGCAGAGTGGACTGAAGGATCCAGTCCCACTGTTAACCTCTCCTCCGTCTGCAAT TCGGTGGAGCAGTCAGATGATGAGCAGGAGGACTCTGTGAAATTCAAGCGGCTTCACAAACTGGTCAACTCGACTCGACGTGTTCGCAAGAAGCTCATCAAAGTGGATGACAGCAAAATACATGACTCACAAG ATTCGCTCAGTCTGGATGCAGCTCCCTTATGTGATGACATAAACGCACTGTATGCTGAAATCCACAAGAAGCCAGCCCAGTGCACAGACTCCTCTTTGTCCTCTCTTGCCCAAGAGCAGCTCTCTCTGGATGGGGACACGGACAGTCTGACCACCTCGCCCTCCACCAGTAGCCTTGAAGCCTGGAAAGCAGATCACAAGTTAGTGAAGACCCCCGGCACACATCCCCATGGCCTGATCCGTCCACCGCGGAAGAGTAGTGCTGGATCCGGACTGGGTGTAGTGGGGGGTAGTGGCTCCTCTTTCTCCGAATTGGAGGGTGTGGGAGACGATAATGCTAAAGTCTCCCGTTCGACTACAGACGGAGAGATGCGGAAGGCCTTGTCATCTCTATCACACGGGGTAAGTACTGACAGCGTCTACGCTTTTTACGGCCTCACTAGGCCACGCCCAAAGCCGCACCCCCTTCTGGTGTCTTTAGATGACATTAACAACACCAAACGGCCACCCGTTTCCATGTGGCAGCGCAATAAGCCTGACCCAAACTACGCATACTCCACCAAGCACCTACTCTACCAGCGCTCCTGCAATGCTCAAAAAACCATTGCTCCCTCCTCCACCTTGCCCACTTCCCCTCTCACTCGTGAGCTTCCATTGGCCAGGGAGAAAGGGAAGAGCTGTGGGGGCGGAGTAGTGGGCAGCTGGCTGTTTCCACCGAGGCGTCTGAAGGGAAGGACGGCAGTTAGTGAGCTCAACATCACATACGTGGTGGAACGCAGCCTGTATGGCCACTTGAACTGGACCGGGCTGGTTAGGCCCTTAACGCTGAGCAAAGCAGACAGGCGTTGGCTCCTGGAAGACGAAAGAGATGTGAACAGGAAGTGGGCATCCAGCATGGATCGCTGCACCAAGCGTGTGCTCTTACGCatccagcagaagtct AGAACGTGTAGCTTTGGAGGATTTGACCTGACTAATCGTTCCCTCCATGTGGTCAACACAGCCgagcctagt GAGCAGGAGGCTCTGTACAGGGACGTTGTGAAATCTCCCACCACGTCCCGTATCTCTCTAGGAAAGAAAGTCAAGTCTGTCAAAGAGACTATGAGGAAACGCATGTCCAAGAAATATGCTGGGTCTCTCTCTgaacag tcCAGTCCAGATGGAACACCTAGTTGTCCTCAGTCTCCTCAGCCAGACACAGACTCTCTAGAGAAGCCCAAACTCAAGGCAGGAGGGTCTGTAGAGAGTCTGCGCAGCTCCCTCAGTGGGCAGAGCTCCATga GTGGACAGACTGTGAGCACCACAGATTCATCAGCCAGCAACAGAGAGAGTGTGAGGAGTGAGGATGGTGACGATGAAGAGCCTCCATACAGAGGCCCTTTCTGCGGCAGAGCTAGAGTTCACACCGACTTCACACCGAGTCCGTATGATACAGACTCACTCAAACTTAAG AAAGGAGATGTGATTGATATCATCAGTAAGCCGCCCATGGGCACATGGATGGGTCTGCTCAATAACAAGGTGGGGACGTTTAAGTTCATCTATGTGGATGTTCTGGCTGAAGAGGAAGAGAAGCCTAAACGAGCGGTTCGGAGGAGGAGGAAGGGCAGGCCGCCCAAACCCAGCTCAGTTGAGGAGCTTCTGGAGAGAATCGGTCTGAAG gaGCACATGCCTACGTTCCTGTTTAATGGGTATGAAGACCTGGATACATTTAAGCTACTAGAGGAAGAAGATCTGGATGAGCTCAACATCAAAGACCCGCAACACCGTGCCGTACTGATGACCGCTGTAGAGCTACTGCAGGATTACGACA gtAGCAGTGATCCGGAGCGCAGCGCCCTCTCTGGCTCTCAGGAGAAACTCCTCTGTGAGGGGCGTGGCCTCATGGCCGACTCCCCACGGGACTCTGGTTGCTACGAAAGCAATGAAAACCTAGAGAATG GTAAGAGCCGCAAGGTGTCGCGCCACAGCCGTGGTTCATCTGGATTTGATTGTGGGGGTGTAAAGTCTCCAGACTATCCCACTCTTCCCATGACTCACTCCACTGAAGTTCTTCAGCAGCAGGCCAAGAAGGAACGCAAGTTCCCGAAGACATTTCTGCCCCGGCCCATAAAGGGCTTCAGTCTGCAAAGCCTCTGCCTCAAGAAGGCCTCCAAAGCAGGACAGACCTCCCGCATACTGGTCAGCCGAAGCTGTGAGGAGTTAGACGGCCCCCAGGAGACCCCTGAGTCTTGGAAGCGCTCACATTCTCTGGGGGATATACACTGGGAGCAGGCCTTCAATCAGAGGAAGAGTGAGGGTGAGGATAAAGGCAGGCCGGAGAGCaacaaaaagaaagtaaaagccAATCCTGTAGAATCAAAATTGGACCAGATCAGCAATAAGGCTGAAAGAAAGATGGGCTCACCGCAGAGGTCTACGGTTCCTACACAGCTTCCTCTCAACACAGTCAGCCCATTGCCTGCTTCTCAGACCTCACACGGCCAACCAGTTTCTGCCCCAACTAGCCCTGCTCCACGGACTCACCCTAAAAAGCCACCTGTCCCACCTCCTGTGCCTGCTAAAAAGTCCAAAGAGCGTCTGCCGAATGGTCTGCGCCACCCTCCACTAGTGCTGTCCGGTTCAGTGCCAAATACACCAACCCTACCCCCAAAACCCACATTCACCCCAACCATTCCCTCCGAGAGCTCCCCATCAGTGCCATTATCACCAGGTGAATCTCCAGCAGCTCTGAGTCCAGCCTGGCTGTCTGACCTACCTGAATCAGCATGTCCTCAGATCCACGGAGCTAAAGTTGCCCTCAGCAGGAAGATCTCCCATGCCAAAATGACCGACCTGGAGACTCTGCTGGAGGACCGGATGCACTTGGAAGGCATTGACCTCACCGAAGAGCCGTATTCTGATAAA CACGGCCGCTGTGGTATTCCTCAGCTCTTAGTACAGAGGTACTCCGAGGACTTTCAGCAGCCAGTGAAGGACGTGGCGTCCAGTCTGGATCAGATCAGAGTTAAACAACTCCGCAAGGAGCACCGCATGGCT ATTCCCTCGGGAGGCTTGACTGACATGTGTCGGAAGCCAGTGTCTCCTGTTCACGTGAGATCTGTGTCTGATTGGCTCGTGTCAATTGGAATGCCCATGTATTCTACCCCTCTATCGGCTGCAGGCTTTGACACGCTGGAACATGTGTCATCCTTAAACGAGCTGAAAGTGAGGGAAGCGGGCTTGAAGCAGGACCATCACATACGTATTCTTCTCAGTGAAGCCCAACTAGTCACAGCCAGCAGCTCAGGACAGTCATAA
- the LOC109112923 gene encoding SAM and SH3 domain-containing protein 1-like isoform X9 produces the protein MEEHQVSSPEEPQAASAASSDSFTRLWSDVMGMLDGSLGNIDDLAQEYSEYYNTYFSEVSDRMEELRKRQVSQELDMEKADTSFNSSQLCSDIQETFGINSEVSTPETERKIPLHKSSSEDGSGKWDNKKKNKSFWQNFRKSQKGVTRQTSKGEDIGYVASEITMSDEERIQLMMMVKEKMITVEEALARLKEYERNRQLSSSTDTAEWTEGSSPTVNLSSVCNSVEQSDDEQEDSVKFKRLHKLVNSTRRVRKKLIKVDDSKIHDSQDSLSLDAAPLCDDINALYAEIHKKPAQCTDSSLSSLAQEQLSLDGDTDSLTTSPSTSSLEAWKADHKLVKTPGTHPHGLIRPPRKSSAGSGLGVVGGSGSSFSELEGVGDDNAKVSRSTTDGEMRKALSSLSHGRTCSFGGFDLTNRSLHVVNTAEPSEQEALYRDVVKSPTTSRISLGKKVKSVKETMRKRMSKKYAGSLSEQSSPDGTPSCPQSPQPDTDSLEKPKLKAGGSVESLRSSLSGQSSMSGQTVSTTDSSASNRESVRSEDGDDEEPPYRGPFCGRARVHTDFTPSPYDTDSLKLKKGDVIDIISKPPMGTWMGLLNNKVGTFKFIYVDVLAEEEEKPKRAVRRRRKGRPPKPSSVEELLERIGLKEHMPTFLFNGYEDLDTFKLLEEEDLDELNIKDPQHRAVLMTAVELLQDYDSSSDPERSALSGSQEKLLCEGRGLMADSPRDSGCYESNENLENGKSRKVSRHSRGSSGFDCGGVKSPDYPTLPMTHSTEVLQQQAKKERKFPKTFLPRPIKGFSLQSLCLKKASKAGQTSRILVSRSCEELDGPQETPESWKRSHSLGDIHWEQAFNQRKSEGEDKGRPESNKKKVKANPVESKLDQISNKAERKMGSPQRSTVPTQLPLNTVSPLPASQTSHGQPVSAPTSPAPRTHPKKPPVPPPVPAKKSKERLPNGLRHPPLVLSGSVPNTPTLPPKPTFTPTIPSESSPSVPLSPGESPAALSPAWLSDLPESACPQIHGAKVALSRKISHAKMTDLETLLEDRMHLEGIDLTEEPYSDKHGRCGIPQLLVQRYSEDFQQPVKDVASSLDQIRVKQLRKEHRMAIPSGGLTDMCRKPVSPVHVRSVSDWLVSIGMPMYSTPLSAAGFDTLEHVSSLNELKVREAGLKQDHHIRILLSEAQLVTASSSGQS, from the exons GATGGCTCTCTGGGTAATATAGATGACCTGGCACAAGAGTACTCAGAGTACTACAACACATACTTCAGCGAAGTCAGCGATCGGATGGAGGAGCTCCGCAAGCGGCAAGTCTCTCAAGAGCTAGACATG GAAAAAGCAGACACCAGCTTCAACTCATCACAGCTATGCTCAGACATCCAG GAAACATTTGGCATCAACAGTGAGGTGTCCACTCCAGAGACTGAGAGAAA AATTCCTCTGCACAAATCCAGCTCTGAAGATGGATCag GAAAATGGgacaacaagaagaaaaacaaatcctTCTGGCAGAACTTTCGAAAGTCACAGAAAGGGGTCACAAGGCAAACGtcaaaag GAGAGGACATTGGCTATGTGGCCAGTGAGATCACTATGAGTGATGAAGAACGGATCCAGCTGATGATGATGGTGAAAGAGAAGATGATCACAGTGGAAGAGGCGCTGGCACGG TTAAAGGAATATGAGAGGAACAGACAGTTGAGCAGCAGTACAGACACAGCAGAGTGGACTGAAGGATCCAGTCCCACTGTTAACCTCTCCTCCGTCTGCAAT TCGGTGGAGCAGTCAGATGATGAGCAGGAGGACTCTGTGAAATTCAAGCGGCTTCACAAACTGGTCAACTCGACTCGACGTGTTCGCAAGAAGCTCATCAAAGTGGATGACAGCAAAATACATGACTCACAAG ATTCGCTCAGTCTGGATGCAGCTCCCTTATGTGATGACATAAACGCACTGTATGCTGAAATCCACAAGAAGCCAGCCCAGTGCACAGACTCCTCTTTGTCCTCTCTTGCCCAAGAGCAGCTCTCTCTGGATGGGGACACGGACAGTCTGACCACCTCGCCCTCCACCAGTAGCCTTGAAGCCTGGAAAGCAGATCACAAGTTAGTGAAGACCCCCGGCACACATCCCCATGGCCTGATCCGTCCACCGCGGAAGAGTAGTGCTGGATCCGGACTGGGTGTAGTGGGGGGTAGTGGCTCCTCTTTCTCCGAATTGGAGGGTGTGGGAGACGATAATGCTAAAGTCTCCCGTTCGACTACAGACGGAGAGATGCGGAAGGCCTTGTCATCTCTATCACACGGG AGAACGTGTAGCTTTGGAGGATTTGACCTGACTAATCGTTCCCTCCATGTGGTCAACACAGCCgagcctagt GAGCAGGAGGCTCTGTACAGGGACGTTGTGAAATCTCCCACCACGTCCCGTATCTCTCTAGGAAAGAAAGTCAAGTCTGTCAAAGAGACTATGAGGAAACGCATGTCCAAGAAATATGCTGGGTCTCTCTCTgaacag tcCAGTCCAGATGGAACACCTAGTTGTCCTCAGTCTCCTCAGCCAGACACAGACTCTCTAGAGAAGCCCAAACTCAAGGCAGGAGGGTCTGTAGAGAGTCTGCGCAGCTCCCTCAGTGGGCAGAGCTCCATga GTGGACAGACTGTGAGCACCACAGATTCATCAGCCAGCAACAGAGAGAGTGTGAGGAGTGAGGATGGTGACGATGAAGAGCCTCCATACAGAGGCCCTTTCTGCGGCAGAGCTAGAGTTCACACCGACTTCACACCGAGTCCGTATGATACAGACTCACTCAAACTTAAG AAAGGAGATGTGATTGATATCATCAGTAAGCCGCCCATGGGCACATGGATGGGTCTGCTCAATAACAAGGTGGGGACGTTTAAGTTCATCTATGTGGATGTTCTGGCTGAAGAGGAAGAGAAGCCTAAACGAGCGGTTCGGAGGAGGAGGAAGGGCAGGCCGCCCAAACCCAGCTCAGTTGAGGAGCTTCTGGAGAGAATCGGTCTGAAG gaGCACATGCCTACGTTCCTGTTTAATGGGTATGAAGACCTGGATACATTTAAGCTACTAGAGGAAGAAGATCTGGATGAGCTCAACATCAAAGACCCGCAACACCGTGCCGTACTGATGACCGCTGTAGAGCTACTGCAGGATTACGACA gtAGCAGTGATCCGGAGCGCAGCGCCCTCTCTGGCTCTCAGGAGAAACTCCTCTGTGAGGGGCGTGGCCTCATGGCCGACTCCCCACGGGACTCTGGTTGCTACGAAAGCAATGAAAACCTAGAGAATG GTAAGAGCCGCAAGGTGTCGCGCCACAGCCGTGGTTCATCTGGATTTGATTGTGGGGGTGTAAAGTCTCCAGACTATCCCACTCTTCCCATGACTCACTCCACTGAAGTTCTTCAGCAGCAGGCCAAGAAGGAACGCAAGTTCCCGAAGACATTTCTGCCCCGGCCCATAAAGGGCTTCAGTCTGCAAAGCCTCTGCCTCAAGAAGGCCTCCAAAGCAGGACAGACCTCCCGCATACTGGTCAGCCGAAGCTGTGAGGAGTTAGACGGCCCCCAGGAGACCCCTGAGTCTTGGAAGCGCTCACATTCTCTGGGGGATATACACTGGGAGCAGGCCTTCAATCAGAGGAAGAGTGAGGGTGAGGATAAAGGCAGGCCGGAGAGCaacaaaaagaaagtaaaagccAATCCTGTAGAATCAAAATTGGACCAGATCAGCAATAAGGCTGAAAGAAAGATGGGCTCACCGCAGAGGTCTACGGTTCCTACACAGCTTCCTCTCAACACAGTCAGCCCATTGCCTGCTTCTCAGACCTCACACGGCCAACCAGTTTCTGCCCCAACTAGCCCTGCTCCACGGACTCACCCTAAAAAGCCACCTGTCCCACCTCCTGTGCCTGCTAAAAAGTCCAAAGAGCGTCTGCCGAATGGTCTGCGCCACCCTCCACTAGTGCTGTCCGGTTCAGTGCCAAATACACCAACCCTACCCCCAAAACCCACATTCACCCCAACCATTCCCTCCGAGAGCTCCCCATCAGTGCCATTATCACCAGGTGAATCTCCAGCAGCTCTGAGTCCAGCCTGGCTGTCTGACCTACCTGAATCAGCATGTCCTCAGATCCACGGAGCTAAAGTTGCCCTCAGCAGGAAGATCTCCCATGCCAAAATGACCGACCTGGAGACTCTGCTGGAGGACCGGATGCACTTGGAAGGCATTGACCTCACCGAAGAGCCGTATTCTGATAAA CACGGCCGCTGTGGTATTCCTCAGCTCTTAGTACAGAGGTACTCCGAGGACTTTCAGCAGCCAGTGAAGGACGTGGCGTCCAGTCTGGATCAGATCAGAGTTAAACAACTCCGCAAGGAGCACCGCATGGCT ATTCCCTCGGGAGGCTTGACTGACATGTGTCGGAAGCCAGTGTCTCCTGTTCACGTGAGATCTGTGTCTGATTGGCTCGTGTCAATTGGAATGCCCATGTATTCTACCCCTCTATCGGCTGCAGGCTTTGACACGCTGGAACATGTGTCATCCTTAAACGAGCTGAAAGTGAGGGAAGCGGGCTTGAAGCAGGACCATCACATACGTATTCTTCTCAGTGAAGCCCAACTAGTCACAGCCAGCAGCTCAGGACAGTCATAA